Proteins encoded together in one Yersinia mollaretii ATCC 43969 window:
- the zapD gene encoding cell division protein ZapD: MSDLTSTILFEHPLNEKMRTWLRMEFLLQQLESQCSLDNIASALTFFRTASDLIDVLERGEVRTDLLKELERQQQKLQQWTDMPGVDMSLVDTLRSQLKNRASVLMSAPRIGQALKEDRLISVVRQRLSIPGGCCSFDLPTLHTWLHQPQEQRNQHIGKLLASLVPLNQSLTIILDLIRQSGPLRPQISLNGFFQDNAEGADLLRLRLPLDPQLYPQISGHKTRYAIRFLPLDSENGTVPARLSFELACC; encoded by the coding sequence ATGAGTGACCTCACCTCAACAATATTATTTGAACACCCGCTCAATGAAAAAATGCGCACCTGGCTGAGAATGGAGTTTTTACTACAGCAATTAGAAAGCCAATGTTCATTAGATAATATCGCCAGTGCGTTAACATTTTTCCGTACTGCATCTGATTTAATTGATGTTCTTGAGCGTGGTGAAGTGCGTACTGATTTGCTCAAAGAGCTTGAGCGCCAACAACAGAAATTACAGCAATGGACTGATATGCCCGGTGTTGATATGTCGTTAGTGGATACCCTGCGCAGTCAGCTAAAAAACCGAGCATCAGTATTGATGTCAGCACCCCGTATTGGGCAAGCATTGAAAGAAGACCGCTTAATCAGTGTTGTTCGCCAACGTCTGAGTATTCCCGGCGGTTGCTGTAGTTTTGATTTACCCACTTTACACACTTGGCTGCACCAGCCACAGGAACAACGCAATCAGCATATTGGTAAATTGCTGGCAAGTTTAGTCCCACTCAATCAGTCGCTGACCATCATTTTAGATTTAATTCGCCAGTCTGGCCCGTTACGTCCACAAATCAGTTTGAATGGCTTCTTCCAAGATAATGCGGAAGGCGCAGACCTACTCAGGTTACGACTGCCGCTGGATCCGCAGCTATACCCGCAGATTTCTGGTCATAAAACAAGATATGCAATTCGCTTCTTACCACTCGACAGCGAAAATGGTACTGTGCCAGCCCGTTTATCGTTTGAATTAGCCTGCTGCTGA
- the coaE gene encoding dephospho-CoA kinase (Dephospho-CoA kinase (CoaE) performs the final step in coenzyme A biosynthesis.) has translation MTYIVALTGGIGSGKSTVANLFAHFDVPLIDADIIARQVVEPGMPALAAIASRYGETILQADGTLNRAALREKIFSEPHEKAWLNSLLHPLIQQETQRQLAEIKTPYVLWVVPLLVENGLHHRANRVLVIDVAPEIQLARTMARDGITRQQAEHILASQASRQQRLACADDIIDNSGDPLIIAPQVASLHQQYLKLAAAAQQDPHR, from the coding sequence ATGACCTATATTGTGGCTCTCACCGGCGGGATTGGCAGCGGCAAAAGTACCGTAGCAAATTTATTCGCCCATTTTGATGTGCCCCTTATTGATGCTGATATCATTGCCCGTCAAGTCGTTGAACCGGGAATGCCCGCTTTAGCTGCTATTGCGTCCCGTTATGGTGAAACTATTTTGCAAGCTGATGGCACACTGAATCGCGCTGCATTGCGCGAAAAAATTTTCAGTGAGCCGCATGAAAAAGCATGGTTAAATTCACTATTGCATCCACTCATTCAGCAAGAAACTCAACGCCAGCTTGCAGAAATAAAGACCCCCTACGTACTGTGGGTTGTCCCTTTGCTGGTTGAAAATGGTTTACATCACCGTGCTAATCGTGTGTTAGTGATAGATGTGGCACCTGAAATACAACTCGCTCGAACGATGGCGAGAGATGGTATTACCCGTCAACAGGCAGAACATATTTTAGCATCACAGGCTTCGCGTCAGCAGCGGCTGGCCTGTGCTGATGACATTATTGACAATAGCGGCGATCCATTGATTATCGCCCCGCAAGTTGCTTCATTACATCAGCAATACTTAAAATTAGCAGCAGCGGCCCAACAGGATCCACATCGATGA
- a CDS encoding GMP reductase: MRIEEGLKLGFKDVLIRPKRSTLKSRSEVELERQFTFKHSGWNWSGVPIIAANMDTVGTFRMAEVLASFDVLTAVHKHYTVEQWGEFVKRVPESVLRHVMVSTGTSSADFDKMKQILALSPALKFICIDVANGYSEHFVAFLQRAREACPDKVICAGNVVTGEMVEELILSGADIVKVGIGPGSVCTTRVKTGVGYPQLSAVIECADAAHGLGGQIVSDGGCSVPGDVAKAFGGGADFVMLGGMLAGHDECEGRVVEENGEKFMLFYGMSSESAMKRHVGGVAEYRAAEGKTVKLPLRGSVDNTVRDIMGGLRSACTYVGASHLKELTKRTTFIRVAEQENRVFGSN; the protein is encoded by the coding sequence ATGCGTATTGAAGAAGGTTTGAAGTTAGGTTTCAAAGATGTGTTAATCCGTCCTAAACGTTCAACACTGAAAAGTCGCTCTGAAGTGGAGTTGGAACGCCAGTTTACCTTCAAACATTCAGGTTGGAATTGGTCCGGTGTACCTATCATCGCCGCTAATATGGATACTGTTGGCACCTTCCGCATGGCTGAAGTCTTGGCCTCATTCGATGTTCTTACCGCTGTTCATAAGCACTACACTGTTGAGCAGTGGGGCGAGTTTGTGAAACGTGTTCCTGAATCAGTATTGCGCCATGTCATGGTCTCAACGGGCACTTCATCTGCTGATTTCGACAAAATGAAACAAATTTTGGCGTTGTCACCTGCTTTAAAATTTATCTGTATTGATGTGGCTAACGGCTACTCAGAGCATTTTGTTGCCTTCTTGCAAAGAGCGCGCGAAGCTTGTCCAGATAAAGTGATCTGTGCGGGTAATGTGGTTACTGGCGAGATGGTAGAAGAGCTGATTCTCTCGGGTGCTGATATCGTTAAAGTCGGTATTGGGCCTGGCTCAGTATGCACTACGCGAGTGAAAACTGGGGTTGGCTATCCTCAATTGTCTGCTGTTATTGAATGCGCTGATGCGGCACATGGCCTGGGTGGGCAGATTGTCAGTGATGGCGGTTGTTCAGTACCGGGTGATGTTGCTAAAGCATTTGGCGGCGGCGCTGACTTTGTTATGTTGGGTGGCATGCTGGCTGGACATGATGAGTGTGAAGGTCGTGTTGTTGAAGAGAACGGCGAGAAATTCATGTTGTTCTATGGTATGAGCTCTGAATCTGCGATGAAACGCCATGTAGGCGGTGTTGCTGAGTATCGTGCAGCAGAAGGTAAAACGGTGAAGTTACCATTACGCGGTTCCGTAGATAACACAGTACGTGACATTATGGGCGGTCTGCGTTCAGCATGCACTTACGTGGGTGCTTCACACTTAAAAGAGCTGACCAAACGCACCACTTTTATCCGTGTGGCAGAGCAAGAAAACCGCGTATTTGGCAGTAATTAA
- the hofC gene encoding protein transport protein HofC, with the protein MSQQRLFYWRAIGTSGQLQTGTILATERNIVYEHMFRHGLQPLGIKGGKRLSASYWRGERLIVVTRQLATLLQAGLPLVNSLQLLAKEMDALPWRCLLQEINQQVSQGQSLSEAMAHYPRIFPQLYPPVIAMGELTGNLEQCCIQLVEHQERQQKLQKKVVKALKYPVFVCIIALVVSVVMLVMVLPEFAQIYQSFDTPLPALTASLLSISAFLTDYGPCIAIVLISLCSGYLYARRHKAQWQIWEQKFLLRIPLVAALIRGSCLSQIFQTLAITQHAGLPLTAGLDAALLSISNDTYRQSLLHIQKQINQGDPLYTALDQHHLFPPLCQQLVRVGEESGALDVLLDKLADWHQQQTQDLADNLTQMLEPLLMLIIGGIVGVLVIAMYLPIFQLGDVIG; encoded by the coding sequence GTGAGCCAGCAACGCTTATTCTATTGGAGAGCAATTGGGACTTCAGGGCAATTACAAACCGGTACAATACTGGCGACAGAGAGAAACATTGTCTACGAGCATATGTTCCGTCATGGGTTGCAACCACTCGGCATTAAAGGCGGTAAGCGGTTATCGGCTAGCTATTGGCGAGGGGAACGTTTGATTGTCGTTACCCGACAGTTAGCGACATTGCTGCAAGCAGGCTTGCCTTTGGTCAATAGCTTGCAGTTGCTTGCAAAAGAGATGGATGCCCTTCCGTGGCGATGCTTATTACAGGAGATCAACCAGCAGGTCTCACAGGGCCAATCATTATCCGAAGCAATGGCACATTACCCACGAATTTTTCCGCAATTATACCCCCCGGTGATTGCCATGGGAGAGTTAACAGGAAATCTTGAACAGTGTTGTATTCAGTTGGTAGAGCATCAGGAACGGCAGCAAAAATTACAAAAGAAAGTGGTCAAGGCGCTAAAATATCCCGTGTTTGTTTGCATCATTGCGTTGGTTGTCAGTGTTGTTATGCTGGTAATGGTGCTGCCTGAATTTGCACAAATTTATCAATCATTTGATACGCCACTGCCTGCGTTGACTGCCTCGCTTCTTTCAATATCAGCATTCCTGACTGATTATGGTCCATGCATCGCCATAGTATTGATATCACTTTGTAGCGGGTATCTTTATGCACGGCGCCATAAAGCTCAGTGGCAAATATGGGAACAAAAATTTTTATTACGCATCCCATTAGTCGCTGCATTAATACGTGGCAGTTGTCTTAGCCAAATTTTTCAAACATTGGCTATCACTCAACATGCAGGATTACCACTGACAGCAGGATTAGATGCAGCGCTTCTTTCCATCAGCAACGATACCTATCGGCAATCACTACTGCATATTCAAAAGCAGATAAATCAAGGTGATCCTTTGTATACAGCCCTTGATCAACACCATTTATTTCCCCCATTGTGTCAACAACTGGTACGAGTGGGCGAAGAGTCAGGCGCTCTGGATGTACTATTGGATAAGCTGGCTGATTGGCATCAGCAACAAACGCAAGATTTGGCTGATAATCTCACTCAAATGTTAGAGCCACTCTTGATGCTGATTATTGGCGGTATTGTTGGCGTTCTAGTGATAGCGATGTATTTACCGATATTCCAGTTAGGAGATGTTATCGGGTAG
- the gspE gene encoding type II secretion system protein GspE: MTERIASPIEAISDELHILCRRHRTIALKLDGKNLSIASSGPVNDELLTALRFTCGRKIRVEYWPEAKIEQSLNLALSAKEQRSNGIDPTNHPQSTPQHEGERQGGTSSNQPLQDLEENLLDNESNIPVIKFIHQTLWLAIQKRASDIHLEPYQHRYRIRFRIDGVLHESPAPPTELVCRISSCLKVMSKLNIAEKRLPQDGQLNLHLNGTRYSMRIATLPVQYGEKVVLRILNMQQQSTLEKLGLPKIAVQQLTRALSAPQGLILVTGPTGSGKTVTLYCSLGHLNQPQRNICSVEDPTEIQVDGINQTQTNSKIGLDFSHVLRAMLRQDPDVVMLGEIRDNETAEIAVKAALTGHLVLSTLHTNSTAETLMRLTQMGIERHLIASSLSLVIAQRLVRKLCIHCRQASPNLFHPPTEARAAPLQHYQARGCEHCCAGYYGRTGVYEMLNITPQIQQALLNNVSPAELTRMARDQGQKTLLSAGLALVESGVTTLEEINRVVGFLAEAEATP; encoded by the coding sequence ATGACTGAGCGCATAGCATCCCCGATTGAGGCGATCAGTGATGAATTGCACATACTCTGTCGCCGTCATAGAACAATAGCGCTAAAACTCGATGGTAAAAATCTCTCCATCGCCTCATCTGGCCCAGTGAATGATGAATTATTAACTGCGCTACGTTTTACTTGTGGCCGTAAAATCAGAGTGGAATATTGGCCGGAAGCCAAGATTGAGCAGTCGTTGAATCTCGCGCTTTCAGCCAAAGAACAGCGAAGCAACGGAATAGATCCCACAAATCACCCTCAAAGCACACCCCAACATGAGGGTGAGCGGCAGGGAGGCACCTCATCAAATCAACCATTACAGGATCTGGAGGAAAACCTGCTTGATAATGAGAGCAATATTCCGGTTATCAAATTTATCCATCAAACTCTCTGGCTAGCGATTCAAAAGCGCGCATCAGATATTCATTTGGAACCTTATCAGCATCGTTATCGCATCCGTTTCAGAATTGACGGGGTATTACATGAATCCCCAGCGCCTCCAACTGAGTTAGTGTGCCGAATCAGCAGTTGTCTGAAAGTGATGTCAAAATTGAATATCGCAGAAAAACGGTTACCGCAAGATGGTCAGCTAAATCTACATCTGAATGGCACTCGCTACTCAATGAGAATAGCGACTCTTCCAGTGCAGTATGGTGAAAAAGTGGTGCTACGCATCCTTAACATGCAGCAGCAATCGACATTGGAAAAGCTCGGTTTACCCAAAATAGCGGTCCAACAATTAACGCGGGCTTTATCAGCTCCGCAAGGATTGATACTGGTCACTGGCCCGACAGGTAGTGGTAAAACAGTGACACTTTATTGCAGCCTGGGGCACCTTAATCAGCCGCAAAGAAATATCTGTAGCGTTGAAGATCCCACCGAGATCCAGGTTGATGGTATTAATCAAACTCAGACCAACAGTAAGATTGGACTAGATTTCTCTCATGTATTACGTGCGATGTTACGTCAGGATCCCGATGTCGTTATGCTCGGTGAAATTCGTGACAATGAAACCGCAGAAATAGCCGTTAAAGCAGCACTAACCGGGCATCTGGTACTCTCAACACTGCATACTAACTCAACAGCAGAAACATTGATGCGCCTGACTCAAATGGGAATAGAGCGTCACCTCATTGCCTCGAGCCTGAGCTTAGTTATTGCCCAACGCCTCGTTCGCAAACTCTGCATACATTGCCGACAAGCATCTCCAAACCTTTTTCACCCCCCAACAGAAGCACGGGCGGCACCATTGCAACATTATCAAGCTCGAGGCTGCGAGCACTGTTGTGCGGGTTATTATGGCCGGACGGGAGTCTACGAGATGCTCAATATCACCCCACAAATACAACAAGCCTTGCTCAATAATGTTAGCCCAGCAGAACTCACGCGAATGGCGCGGGATCAGGGGCAAAAAACATTACTCTCCGCAGGTCTAGCGTTGGTCGAAAGTGGCGTCACCACTCTTGAGGAGATTAATCGTGTTGTCGGGTTTTTAGCAGAAGCTGAGGCAACACCGTGA
- the ppdD gene encoding prepilin peptidase-dependent pilin: MTNQRGFTLIELMVVIAIIAVLSGIGIPSYQRYMQKAALTDMLQSIVPYKMAVELCALEHAKLDGCNAGSNGIPTGQPSRYVNATTIDKGVITLTGQQTLDGLTLAMSPTLNRSGNITWSRTCSAADDSLADSCKTVFRFNDKAASND; the protein is encoded by the coding sequence ATGACTAATCAACGAGGTTTTACATTAATTGAACTAATGGTGGTGATCGCAATAATCGCAGTTCTCAGCGGTATTGGTATCCCTTCCTATCAACGTTACATGCAAAAAGCAGCACTCACCGATATGTTACAGAGCATCGTCCCCTACAAGATGGCGGTAGAACTTTGCGCACTGGAACATGCCAAGCTTGATGGCTGCAATGCAGGTAGTAACGGAATACCTACGGGGCAACCCTCGCGTTATGTCAATGCAACAACTATTGATAAAGGGGTGATTACACTGACAGGCCAGCAGACACTCGACGGTCTAACTCTGGCAATGTCACCCACATTAAATCGCAGCGGCAATATAACTTGGTCGAGAACCTGTAGCGCAGCCGATGACAGCCTTGCTGATAGCTGTAAAACCGTATTCCGTTTCAATGATAAGGCGGCATCAAATGACTGA
- the nadC gene encoding carboxylating nicotinate-nucleotide diphosphorylase: protein MPTRSYNADSRRAELLERIQRDIPSIVAQALSEDLGGEVNADRDLTAQLLPADKQASATVITREPGIFCGQRWLNEVFIQLGAQVSVEWLVNDGDKLTANQTLCHLTGPARILLTGERTALNFLQTLSGVATEVSRYVAELSGLHTQLLDTRKTLPGLRTALKYAVLCGGGNNHRLGLSDAFLIKENHIIAAGSIKEAVTKAFWIHSDVPVEVEVESLDELQQALEAGADIIMLDNFTIPMMRDAVQMRDEHAKTQESAQLEVSGNVTLETLRSYAETGIDFISVGALTKHITALDLSMRFQ, encoded by the coding sequence ATGCCGACCCGCAGCTACAATGCTGACAGCCGCCGTGCCGAGCTATTGGAACGAATTCAACGTGATATACCTTCAATTGTCGCTCAAGCTTTGAGTGAAGACCTCGGTGGTGAGGTCAATGCAGACCGCGATCTCACGGCACAATTGCTGCCAGCAGATAAACAGGCCAGTGCCACTGTCATTACCCGTGAACCGGGTATTTTTTGTGGTCAGCGCTGGTTGAATGAAGTGTTTATTCAACTGGGTGCTCAAGTTTCAGTTGAATGGCTCGTTAATGACGGAGACAAACTGACGGCGAATCAGACGCTTTGTCATCTGACTGGCCCTGCCCGTATCTTGCTCACCGGTGAACGTACTGCACTCAACTTCCTGCAAACTTTATCGGGTGTCGCAACTGAAGTTAGCCGCTATGTTGCGGAGCTCTCCGGGTTACATACGCAGCTACTTGATACCCGAAAAACGTTACCGGGCCTACGAACTGCCTTGAAGTATGCGGTTCTCTGTGGCGGCGGTAATAACCACCGGCTCGGTTTGTCTGATGCTTTTCTTATCAAAGAAAACCACATTATTGCTGCTGGTTCGATTAAAGAAGCTGTGACCAAAGCGTTTTGGATACATTCCGATGTCCCTGTCGAAGTTGAAGTTGAATCCCTTGATGAGTTACAACAAGCACTGGAAGCCGGTGCAGACATCATTATGCTGGATAACTTCACCATTCCCATGATGCGTGATGCCGTCCAGATGCGTGATGAACATGCCAAAACTCAGGAAAGTGCTCAATTGGAAGTCTCCGGCAATGTGACACTAGAAACACTACGAAGCTATGCTGAAACAGGCATTGACTTCATTTCAGTCGGTGCACTGACCAAGCATATTACGGCTTTAGACCTCTCTATGCGCTTTCAATAA
- the ampD gene encoding 1,6-anhydro-N-acetylmuramyl-L-alanine amidase AmpD, translating into MQLENDWQLENGWISGAKRVVSPHFDQRPEGEVPSLLVIHNISLPPGEFGGPYIDQLFTGTLNADEHPYFADIVHLRVSAHCLIRRDGEVIQYVPFDKRAWHAGVSAFAGREQCNDFSIGIELEGTDVLPFTPAQYHSLHKISALLFAYYPITVDRVTGHSDIAPERKTDPGPAFDWVSYQQYLAKLSS; encoded by the coding sequence ATGCAGTTAGAAAATGACTGGCAGCTAGAAAATGGCTGGATTTCAGGGGCTAAACGGGTTGTCTCCCCCCATTTCGATCAGCGTCCAGAGGGTGAAGTGCCTTCACTGCTGGTGATCCATAATATCAGTTTACCTCCCGGTGAGTTTGGTGGCCCGTATATCGATCAGTTATTCACTGGCACACTCAATGCTGATGAACATCCCTATTTCGCTGATATCGTTCACTTGCGAGTTTCAGCCCACTGTCTGATTCGCCGTGATGGCGAAGTTATCCAATATGTTCCGTTTGATAAACGAGCTTGGCACGCGGGGGTATCCGCCTTTGCCGGACGTGAGCAGTGTAACGATTTTTCTATTGGAATCGAGCTGGAAGGAACGGATGTGTTACCGTTTACGCCCGCGCAATATCACAGCCTGCATAAGATAAGTGCGCTGCTATTTGCCTATTATCCGATAACCGTAGATCGGGTGACGGGGCACAGTGATATTGCGCCAGAACGCAAAACAGACCCCGGTCCTGCGTTTGATTGGGTCTCGTATCAGCAGTATTTAGCAAAGTTATCGTCATAA
- the ampE gene encoding beta-lactamase regulator AmpE, whose translation MTLFTLLLVLAWERLFKLGEHWQLDHRLEVIFGRLRHFSLVQTLLLTAVWMALIWLILQLVKNILFGFPALLIWILICLLCIGAGGIRKHYRAYLKAARQGDAHATDKMAEELALIHGLPVDSGEKARLQSLQNALLWINFRYYLAPIFWFVVCVNYGPVALAGYAMLRGYQTWLARHHTPLQRSQSGIDRILHWLDWIPVRLVGVAYALLGHGEKALPAWFASLGDFHSQQYQVLTKLAQYSLAREPHLDPVQTPRSAVSLARKVTLATIVVVALLTIYGALV comes from the coding sequence ATGACACTGTTTACGTTGTTGCTGGTGCTGGCGTGGGAACGCTTATTTAAACTGGGCGAACATTGGCAGTTAGATCACCGTCTTGAAGTTATATTTGGGCGTTTACGCCACTTTTCATTAGTACAAACACTTTTGCTGACCGCCGTGTGGATGGCGTTGATATGGCTGATTCTACAGTTGGTGAAAAATATCTTATTTGGTTTCCCTGCGTTACTTATCTGGATACTGATTTGCCTGTTATGTATTGGTGCGGGGGGAATACGTAAACATTATCGCGCGTATCTGAAAGCTGCACGGCAGGGTGATGCACATGCCACTGATAAAATGGCTGAGGAGTTAGCGCTAATTCATGGTTTGCCAGTCGATAGTGGCGAGAAAGCCAGACTGCAATCCCTACAAAATGCACTATTGTGGATAAACTTCCGCTACTATTTAGCCCCGATTTTCTGGTTTGTTGTCTGTGTTAACTATGGCCCAGTGGCGTTAGCAGGCTACGCCATGTTACGTGGCTATCAGACTTGGTTGGCTCGGCATCATACTCCTTTACAGCGCTCTCAATCGGGTATTGATCGCATCTTGCATTGGCTGGATTGGATACCCGTGCGGTTGGTCGGTGTTGCCTATGCATTACTGGGCCATGGTGAAAAAGCATTACCTGCTTGGTTTGCTTCATTGGGGGATTTCCATTCTCAGCAATACCAAGTGTTGACTAAACTCGCACAATACTCGCTGGCTCGGGAGCCTCATTTAGATCCTGTGCAGACACCAAGATCAGCTGTTTCGTTGGCACGAAAAGTGACGTTAGCGACGATTGTGGTGGTGGCTTTACTGACGATTTATGGTGCATTGGTCTAG